The proteins below are encoded in one region of Tissierellales bacterium:
- the ftsH gene encoding ATP-dependent zinc metalloprotease FtsH, giving the protein MKKFMKSISFYLLIFIAIILVVQMATQQTPTIKALTFEELVSQVEKATPEKIIEMKIVENSIEGKLPDGTEFRSYVPEIPHDYYEALQSNSNIKMVAEAKPQTSFLITMLPTIFMILVLVAFWVIFMQQSQGGNGKVMNFGRSKARMKKPDDDNNQVTFEDIAGLEEEKEELAEVVDFLSNPKKFIDLGARIPKGILMVGPPGTGKTYLSRAVAGEAGVPFFTISGSDFVEMFVGVGASRVRDLFDQAKKNSPCIIFIDEIDAVGRRRGAGHGGGHDEREQTLNQLLVEMDGFGKNEGVIVMAATNRPDILDPALLRPGRFDRRVYVGVPDIKGREAILKIHSKDKPLAEDVDLKVLARRTPGFTPADLENLMNEAALLTAREALKEIPMRIAEEAITKVQAGVAKKSRIVSEKERRLTAYHEAGHAVVTAVSSNSTNVHMITIIPRGGAGGFTMKLPDEDNKSYYSKTEMEEELVSLLGGRVAEALILDDISTGASNDIERATKIARSMVTKYGMSSKLGPISYGGDSDEPFLGRDMGRPRDFSEKVAAEIDQEVRMIIDAAYHKAETLLTENMDKLEIVAQGLLKVETLDAKQFKGLFDGSMELEDLKVFDDEAQKDKSKSVDLEKSSDEDTKVDLEKPSTDNQEHIEDAEFEKEKE; this is encoded by the coding sequence ATGAAAAAATTCATGAAAAGTATTAGCTTCTATTTGTTAATTTTTATAGCCATAATATTAGTTGTACAGATGGCTACACAGCAAACACCAACTATTAAGGCACTTACATTTGAAGAATTAGTAAGTCAGGTTGAAAAAGCAACACCAGAAAAGATAATTGAGATGAAAATTGTGGAAAATAGTATAGAAGGTAAATTGCCGGATGGTACTGAATTCAGGTCTTATGTGCCAGAAATTCCACATGATTACTACGAGGCTTTACAAAGCAACAGTAATATAAAAATGGTAGCAGAGGCTAAACCTCAGACTTCATTTTTAATTACAATGTTACCAACTATTTTTATGATTCTCGTGTTAGTGGCCTTTTGGGTTATTTTCATGCAGCAATCACAAGGTGGTAATGGTAAGGTTATGAATTTTGGAAGAAGTAAAGCGCGTATGAAAAAGCCAGATGATGATAATAATCAAGTTACATTTGAAGATATTGCTGGTTTAGAGGAAGAAAAAGAAGAATTAGCTGAAGTTGTTGATTTTCTTTCGAATCCAAAGAAGTTTATTGATTTAGGCGCAAGAATTCCGAAAGGAATACTAATGGTAGGTCCTCCTGGTACAGGAAAAACTTATCTTTCAAGGGCAGTAGCTGGAGAAGCGGGAGTGCCGTTTTTTACGATTAGTGGTTCTGATTTCGTAGAAATGTTTGTTGGGGTTGGAGCTTCGCGTGTTAGAGATTTGTTTGACCAAGCAAAGAAGAATTCGCCTTGTATTATTTTTATTGATGAAATCGATGCAGTTGGAAGACGTCGTGGCGCAGGTCACGGTGGAGGTCATGATGAAAGAGAACAAACTCTTAATCAGTTGTTAGTTGAAATGGATGGATTTGGCAAAAATGAAGGAGTAATAGTTATGGCTGCCACTAATAGACCAGACATACTAGATCCTGCACTTTTGAGACCAGGCCGATTTGACAGAAGAGTATATGTTGGAGTTCCTGATATAAAAGGGCGAGAAGCTATACTTAAAATTCATTCTAAAGACAAACCTCTTGCAGAAGATGTTGATTTAAAGGTATTAGCGAGAAGAACACCAGGATTTACTCCTGCTGATTTAGAAAATCTAATGAATGAAGCAGCACTTTTAACGGCTAGAGAGGCATTAAAAGAGATTCCTATGCGGATAGCTGAAGAAGCTATTACTAAAGTTCAAGCTGGAGTAGCTAAGAAGAGTAGAATAGTTAGTGAAAAAGAGAGAAGATTGACGGCGTACCATGAAGCCGGTCATGCTGTGGTTACGGCGGTTTCGTCTAACTCTACGAATGTACACATGATAACTATTATTCCTAGAGGTGGAGCTGGAGGATTTACTATGAAGCTTCCAGATGAGGATAATAAATCTTATTATTCTAAAACAGAAATGGAAGAAGAATTGGTAAGTCTTTTAGGTGGACGAGTAGCAGAAGCTCTTATTTTGGATGATATAAGTACAGGAGCGTCTAATGATATTGAGAGAGCTACTAAAATTGCTCGCAGTATGGTTACTAAATATGGTATGAGTTCTAAATTAGGACCTATTTCTTATGGTGGGGATTCAGACGAGCCTTTCCTTGGAAGAGATATGGGACGTCCTAGAGACTTTAGTGAGAAAGTTGCAGCTGAAATAGATCAAGAAGTAAGAATGATAATTGATGCGGCATATCATAAAGCGGAGACTCTTTTAACTGAAAATATGGATAAGTTAGAAATAGTTGCTCAAGGACTATTGAAAGTGGAAACATTAGATGCTAAACAATTTAAGGGATTATTTGATGGTTCTATGGAATTAGAGGATTTAAAAGTTTTTGATGACGAAGCGCAGAAAGATAAATCTAAATCAGTTGATTTGGAAAAATCATCAGATGAAGATACAAAAGTAGATTTAGAGAAGCCTAGTACTGACAATCAAGAACATATTGAAGATGCAGAATTTGAAAAAGAAAAAGAATAA
- the tilS gene encoding tRNA lysidine(34) synthetase TilS — MRTKLKQLILSEKLIIAGDKLLLGVSGGVDSMVLLDLMIQIRADMSIELGVAHLNHGLRGEAADKDCELVRRVSIENEIPFYEEKVDMMEYSRTHKLTPEEAGRNLRRNFFRRISEKYDYKKIVLAHNQNDQAETLIMRIFRGTGIDGLIGIKKINGMWIRPMLMISRTEIERYALEYGIKYRTDHTNLETIYERNKIRLDLLPMIQKQYNPKIIESLVRLSKSAEADVSYIEGVVDGIASEMFEIDEKYLEFSIEKFNKIDNRLKNRVLRRGLRLLKQSLEGIEENNIILLKAFIENSVSGRFHDIKDGLKAHSYNDKCRIGYINMNSERYEYEIGIGTLLKNERFEIETEVINAENIKKYSKDVFVKCFDYDKISYALKIRNRKNGDRIKVLGMQGSKKLKDLFIDLKIPRYERNDIPLIVSGDQIVWVVGYRISDDFKVTDSTRRVLKIKILKRGEKKLDDE; from the coding sequence ATGAGGACAAAATTGAAACAATTGATTTTGAGTGAAAAATTGATTATAGCTGGAGATAAATTGCTTTTGGGTGTATCAGGAGGAGTAGATTCTATGGTATTACTCGACCTTATGATTCAGATTAGAGCGGATATGTCAATAGAGTTAGGCGTAGCTCATTTAAATCACGGGTTGAGAGGAGAAGCTGCTGACAAAGACTGTGAACTGGTAAGGCGTGTTAGTATTGAAAATGAAATTCCTTTTTATGAAGAAAAAGTGGATATGATGGAATATTCTAGAACACATAAATTAACACCAGAAGAGGCAGGACGAAATTTAAGGCGAAATTTTTTCAGGCGAATAAGCGAAAAATATGACTATAAAAAAATAGTGCTAGCGCATAATCAAAATGATCAAGCAGAAACTCTTATAATGAGGATATTTAGAGGAACAGGAATAGATGGATTGATAGGTATAAAAAAAATAAATGGAATGTGGATACGACCTATGCTTATGATTAGTCGAACTGAAATTGAGAGATATGCGTTGGAATATGGAATCAAATACAGAACTGACCATACTAATTTAGAGACTATTTATGAGCGAAACAAAATTAGATTAGATTTATTGCCTATGATTCAAAAACAATATAATCCTAAAATTATAGAAAGCTTAGTCAGACTTTCTAAATCTGCAGAAGCCGATGTATCTTATATTGAAGGTGTAGTTGATGGGATAGCAAGTGAAATGTTTGAAATAGATGAGAAATACTTGGAATTTTCCATAGAAAAATTTAATAAAATAGATAATCGACTAAAAAATAGGGTACTAAGAAGAGGCCTGCGATTATTAAAACAGTCATTAGAGGGAATCGAAGAAAATAATATAATTTTGTTAAAAGCGTTTATTGAAAATAGCGTATCGGGAAGGTTTCATGATATTAAAGATGGGCTGAAGGCACATAGTTATAATGATAAGTGCAGAATAGGCTATATAAATATGAATTCTGAACGATATGAATACGAAATAGGAATTGGGACTTTATTGAAAAACGAGCGTTTTGAAATAGAAACGGAAGTAATAAATGCAGAAAATATAAAAAAATATTCCAAAGACGTGTTTGTAAAATGCTTTGATTATGATAAAATTAGTTATGCTCTTAAAATTAGAAATCGAAAAAATGGTGATCGCATAAAAGTTTTGGGCATGCAAGGTAGTAAAAAATTAAAAGATTTATTTATTGATTTGAAAATACCAAGATATGAGAGAAATGATATACCTCTCATAGTTTCTGGTGATCAAATTGTTTGGGTAGTTGGGTACAGGATTAGTGATGATTTCAAGGTAACTGATTCTACTAGGAGAGTTTTAAAGATTAAAATTTTAAAACGAGGAGAGAAAAAGTTAGATGATGAATGA
- the meaB gene encoding methylmalonyl Co-A mutase-associated GTPase MeaB — protein sequence MDQLIERLLKGDKRACARVISQVENSEALASELVREIYPYTGKAHVVGITGPPGGGKSTITDKLAKHIRKLNKKVGIIAIDPTSPFSGGSILGDRIRMNDLALDPDVFIRSMGTRGHLGGLSRATKDAIKVLDAFGMDYIFVETVGVGQSEVDVVKTADTVVMVMVPGLGDDIQAIKAGVMEIGDIFAVNKSDLFGAQRTVTEINMMLDLGGHLERRPPVVEVIGLENKGIDDLFEEIEKHKAYLIEENLYEERKRDHLKYEILGLVEDKLINVIYENDQKSSYLDKIAHLVFEKRQDPYSARDEVIDKIISKSRGGN from the coding sequence ATGGACCAGCTAATAGAGAGATTGTTAAAGGGAGATAAGAGGGCTTGTGCTAGAGTGATTTCCCAAGTTGAAAACAGTGAAGCGCTGGCATCGGAGCTAGTGAGAGAAATATATCCATATACAGGTAAGGCCCATGTTGTAGGTATAACAGGGCCGCCTGGTGGTGGTAAAAGCACTATTACAGATAAACTTGCAAAACACATTAGAAAATTAAATAAAAAAGTTGGAATAATAGCTATAGATCCGACAAGTCCTTTTTCTGGTGGATCAATACTAGGAGATAGGATTAGAATGAACGATTTGGCGTTAGATCCAGATGTATTTATTCGCAGTATGGGTACTAGAGGTCATTTAGGAGGTCTTTCAAGAGCTACTAAAGATGCTATTAAAGTGCTAGATGCATTTGGAATGGATTATATATTTGTTGAGACTGTAGGAGTAGGACAATCAGAAGTTGATGTAGTTAAAACAGCAGATACAGTAGTTATGGTAATGGTACCAGGACTGGGTGATGATATTCAGGCTATAAAAGCTGGTGTTATGGAGATTGGAGATATATTTGCTGTAAACAAATCGGATTTATTTGGAGCGCAGCGAACAGTTACTGAAATAAATATGATGTTAGATTTAGGTGGTCATTTAGAAAGACGCCCACCAGTTGTTGAAGTAATAGGATTAGAAAACAAGGGAATTGATGATTTGTTTGAAGAGATTGAAAAGCATAAAGCTTATTTGATTGAAGAAAATTTATATGAAGAAAGAAAAAGAGATCATTTGAAATATGAAATTTTAGGATTGGTTGAAGACAAACTTATCAATGTTATATATGAAAATGATCAAAAATCTAGTTATTTGGATAAAATAGCGCATTTAGTTTTTGAAAAAAGACAAGATCCTTATTCTGCAAGGGATGAGGTTATTGATAAAATCATTTCAAAATCAAGGGGAGGCAATTAG
- a CDS encoding cobalamin B12-binding domain-containing protein, with protein sequence MDRPIRVLMAKPGLDGHDRGAKVVARALRDAGMEVIYTGLRQTPEQIVAAAIQEDVDVVAMSILSGAHNHLFPKVMELLKNQDADDILVVGGGVIPEEDIPFLKSCGIAEVFTPGTPTQVTIDFIKDNLKRH encoded by the coding sequence ATGGATAGACCAATTAGAGTTTTGATGGCAAAACCAGGCCTAGATGGGCATGATAGAGGAGCAAAAGTAGTTGCTAGAGCACTTAGAGATGCAGGAATGGAAGTAATATATACAGGGCTCAGACAAACACCAGAGCAAATAGTTGCAGCAGCCATACAGGAAGATGTTGATGTAGTAGCAATGAGTATACTATCAGGAGCTCACAATCACTTATTTCCAAAAGTAATGGAATTATTGAAGAATCAAGATGCAGATGACATTTTAGTTGTCGGTGGTGGAGTTATTCCAGAGGAAGATATTCCATTTTTGAAATCATGTGGCATAGCAGAGGTATTTACTCCAGGAACTCCAACACAGGTTACTATTGATTTTATAAAAGACAACCTTAAAAGACATTAA
- a CDS encoding methylmalonyl-CoA mutase family protein — MIEKDKLNQIAEGKKKWRETTVEKVVSRFPERKETFTTGSGEAVERLYTPNDASNLDYETDLGYPGQYPYTRGVQPTMYRGRLWTMRMYAGFATAEESNKRYKYLVEQGSTGLSVAFDLPTQIGYDSDHPLSEGEVGKVGVAIDSLADMEILFDGIPLDKVSTSMTINAPAAVLLAMYIAVAEKQGVSAEKLRGTIQNDILKEYIARGTYIFPTEPSMRLITNIFEYCSKEVPKWNTISISGYHIREAGSTAAQEVGFTIADGIAYVEAALEAGLDIDDFAPRLSFFFNAHNDLLEEVSKYRAARRLWAKIMKDRFGAKNPKSMALKFHTQTGGSTLTAQQPDNNIVRVAIQTLAAVLGGTQSLHTNSKDEALALPTEDSVRIALRTQQIVAHESGVTNTVDPLAGSYYIEAKTSEIEEKAMEYISKIDEIGGAPKAIEMGYIQKEIMEAAYHYQKEVESGEQIVVGMNKFKIEEEPPKGLLKVDPAVGERKKEGLKALRDERDQAKVDETLKALKVACEGTENVMPYILEAVRVYATLGEICGVMREVFGEYQQSVML, encoded by the coding sequence ATGATAGAAAAAGATAAATTAAATCAAATAGCCGAAGGAAAGAAAAAATGGCGAGAAACAACAGTAGAAAAAGTCGTTTCTAGATTTCCAGAAAGAAAAGAAACATTTACTACAGGCTCTGGAGAAGCTGTTGAGCGTTTGTATACACCAAACGACGCTTCTAATCTAGATTATGAAACCGATTTAGGTTACCCAGGTCAATATCCATACACAAGAGGCGTACAACCAACTATGTATAGAGGTAGACTTTGGACTATGAGAATGTATGCTGGATTTGCGACTGCTGAAGAATCAAACAAGAGATATAAATATTTAGTAGAGCAAGGATCTACAGGTCTTTCAGTTGCATTCGATTTACCAACACAGATTGGATATGACTCGGATCATCCTCTTTCAGAAGGGGAAGTTGGTAAAGTTGGGGTTGCTATAGATTCCCTTGCAGATATGGAAATTTTATTTGATGGGATTCCTTTGGATAAAGTAAGTACATCAATGACTATAAATGCTCCAGCGGCAGTTTTGTTAGCAATGTACATTGCTGTTGCAGAAAAGCAAGGTGTTAGTGCAGAAAAATTGAGGGGAACTATTCAAAATGACATACTTAAAGAGTATATAGCCAGAGGGACGTATATATTCCCTACTGAACCTTCAATGAGACTAATAACAAATATATTTGAGTATTGCTCTAAAGAGGTTCCAAAATGGAATACAATAAGTATTTCAGGCTATCATATTAGAGAGGCTGGTTCAACAGCGGCACAAGAAGTAGGTTTTACAATTGCAGATGGTATTGCATATGTAGAAGCAGCATTAGAGGCTGGATTAGATATAGATGATTTTGCACCTAGACTTTCTTTCTTCTTCAATGCACACAATGATTTATTAGAAGAGGTTTCTAAGTATAGAGCTGCAAGAAGACTTTGGGCAAAAATTATGAAAGACAGATTTGGAGCAAAAAATCCGAAATCTATGGCTTTGAAGTTCCACACTCAAACTGGTGGTTCTACACTTACAGCACAGCAACCAGATAATAATATTGTCAGAGTTGCTATACAGACATTAGCTGCAGTATTAGGTGGCACACAGTCTCTTCATACAAATTCAAAAGATGAGGCTTTAGCACTACCTACTGAAGATTCTGTTAGAATAGCACTTAGAACTCAGCAAATAGTGGCACATGAAAGTGGTGTAACAAATACAGTAGATCCACTTGCTGGTTCATATTATATTGAAGCAAAGACAAGTGAAATTGAAGAAAAAGCTATGGAGTATATTTCTAAGATAGATGAAATAGGTGGAGCACCTAAAGCTATTGAAATGGGCTATATTCAAAAAGAAATAATGGAAGCTGCATATCACTATCAAAAGGAAGTAGAATCAGGAGAGCAGATTGTAGTAGGTATGAACAAATTTAAAATAGAGGAAGAACCACCAAAAGGTCTTTTGAAAGTCGACCCAGCTGTTGGCGAGAGAAAGAAAGAAGGACTTAAAGCATTAAGAGATGAAAGAGATCAAGCCAAAGTTGACGAAACTTTGAAGGCATTAAAAGTGGCTTGTGAAGGTACAGAAAATGTTATGCCGTATATATTAGAGGCTGTAAGAGTATATGCTACACTTGGAGAAATTTGTGGAGTTATGCGTGAAGTATTTGGTGAATATCAACAGAGTGTTATGCTATAG
- the hpt gene encoding hypoxanthine phosphoribosyltransferase, which produces MMNEWMNDIERVLLTEEDLKNKIAQLGEQISKDYQGEELLLLGILKGSVIFMSDLARSISIPVSMDFMAVSSYGDGTESSGVVRILKDLDQEIKGKNILIVEDIIDSGLTLDYLMGYFKARGPKSVEICTIMDKSDRRTVEVPIKYLGFDVPNEFLVGYGLDYAEKYRNLPFVGILKEEVYK; this is translated from the coding sequence ATGATGAATGAATGGATGAATGATATCGAAAGGGTATTACTTACTGAAGAAGATTTAAAGAATAAAATTGCTCAATTAGGGGAGCAGATTTCAAAAGACTATCAAGGCGAAGAATTACTCTTGTTAGGTATATTGAAAGGAAGCGTAATATTTATGTCTGATTTAGCAAGATCGATAAGCATTCCTGTATCTATGGATTTTATGGCGGTATCTAGTTATGGAGATGGAACAGAATCTTCTGGAGTAGTTAGAATTTTGAAAGATTTAGATCAAGAAATAAAAGGGAAAAATATACTTATAGTCGAAGATATAATAGACAGTGGTTTGACACTTGATTATTTGATGGGATATTTTAAAGCTAGAGGTCCTAAAAGTGTTGAAATTTGTACTATTATGGATAAGTCAGATAGACGAACAGTTGAAGTACCTATTAAATACCTTGGTTTTGATGTTCCAAACGAATTTCTAGTAGGCTATGGATTAGATTATGCAGAAAAGTATAGAAATCTACCGTTTGTAGGCATCTTAAAAGAGGAGGTTTACAAATAG